Below is a window of Gammaproteobacteria bacterium DNA.
GCGGAGGCTTCCAATCGATACATGTACGGCGTCCGATTCGAGTCGGCGCGGCGCACGTCATTGATGCAAAACCCCGAACAACGCTTCAAGGGAGCAGGATGGATACAGCAGCTTTTTCGATCGGGCAGGTCGTGCACCACACAATGTTCGAGTATCGTGGCGTGATTTACGATGTCGATGCGATGTTCGCTGGGTCCGAGGAGTGGTACGAGCAGGTCGCGCGTTCGCGGCCGCCCAGGAACAAACCCTGGTATCGCGTACTGGTTGACGGTCAGAATATGCAAACCTATGTGGCCGAGCCTCATCTCGAAGCGGAGCCGGATGCGAACCCCGTCGATCACCCGTTGATCAAAAGGCTGTTCAGCCGGTTCGAGGACGGTTCATACGTAATGCCCTATAGTTGACCCCGAGTCCTGGCCCTGATCGCGCTTTAGCCGAAAAAAATTTCCTTGCTGCCCATGCTCAATGCCCTCAAATCGCTACTCAACACAGGCGGCGACGTAAGCGAGCCTTCGGCGCACACCTTGCACATAGCGGCAGCCGCCTTGC
It encodes the following:
- the hspQ gene encoding heat shock protein HspQ gives rise to the protein MDTAAFSIGQVVHHTMFEYRGVIYDVDAMFAGSEEWYEQVARSRPPRNKPWYRVLVDGQNMQTYVAEPHLEAEPDANPVDHPLIKRLFSRFEDGSYVMPYS